Proteins encoded in a region of the Thermocaproicibacter melissae genome:
- a CDS encoding ATP--guanido phosphotransferase yields MKKWYETQGPEQNVVISSCVWLSRNISGIPFPAKLNTMGKQAVVQKLLYAAENESRLFSHTFILENLPELKTAEAVALAERGVIKADFADDREGRFALVSEDESQTIMVNGEDHVLIQVRSPGLSLEKAYADADQLDTILNKTLCFAFHDRLGYLTSNPALLGTGMIVCLDLHLPALKDTGAATRIAANLSMLGITLSSALHPHGSVYRLSNRMTLGIMEQEAIDNLNGIAKQIIAQEYDARKKLISNISVQDMIGRAIGIFHTARLLDYHEFLDLASIVRLGIAEGFEENLSVADIDALTMRLHPANLVLQAGMGLTENEEKAMRAQIVREFFAHAEG; encoded by the coding sequence ATGAAAAAATGGTATGAAACGCAGGGGCCGGAGCAGAACGTAGTCATTTCCTCCTGTGTTTGGCTTTCCAGAAATATCAGTGGGATTCCATTTCCGGCGAAACTGAATACGATGGGAAAACAGGCGGTTGTGCAGAAATTGCTCTATGCCGCGGAAAACGAAAGTCGTTTGTTTTCCCACACCTTTATTCTGGAAAATCTTCCAGAATTAAAAACGGCAGAAGCAGTTGCACTGGCGGAAAGAGGCGTCATTAAGGCAGATTTTGCAGATGACCGAGAAGGGCGGTTTGCACTTGTTTCTGAGGATGAATCGCAGACCATCATGGTGAATGGGGAAGACCACGTTCTCATACAGGTGCGCTCCCCAGGTTTGTCGCTGGAAAAGGCGTACGCGGATGCCGACCAGCTCGACACAATTTTGAATAAAACACTTTGTTTCGCGTTTCATGACAGACTTGGCTATTTAACTAGCAATCCGGCACTTTTAGGCACGGGAATGATTGTATGTCTGGACCTTCATCTTCCCGCACTCAAAGATACCGGTGCTGCCACCAGAATTGCTGCAAATCTGAGCATGCTCGGCATTACTTTGAGCTCAGCCCTACACCCCCATGGGTCTGTTTACCGCTTGTCCAATCGAATGACCCTCGGTATTATGGAACAGGAAGCAATCGACAATCTGAACGGAATCGCAAAACAGATTATTGCTCAGGAATATGATGCACGCAAGAAACTGATTTCTAATATATCGGTTCAGGATATGATTGGACGTGCCATAGGGATTTTCCACACTGCTCGTTTGCTTGATTATCATGAATTTTTGGATTTGGCTTCCATCGTTCGACTCGGGATCGCGGAAGGGTTCGAGGAAAATTTGAGCGTGGCGGATATTGACGCGCTCACCATGCGGCTACATCCTGCCAATTTGGTCTTGCAAGCGGGAATGGGCCTTACCGAAAATGAAGAAAAGGCCATGCGTGCGCAGATTGTCCGAGAATTTTTTGCCCATGCGGAGGGGTAA
- a CDS encoding peptidoglycan D,D-transpeptidase FtsI family protein yields MYKRTTVLFGLFVSAAFVIVLGIWQISNGDWLAEAAAEQHTYTLTVSSARGTIYDRNLDPLTGIGKAIYPASVVPSGEAAAALSRVCSASEMSSIQFLLSKGKPFTLMLPSNVSAPNIDVFPEHERYAEDCPAAHVLGYLDGSGKGAAGIEKSFDNLLSSAKGDIKISYQTDALGRILAGTGKKVENNSKSRKKGVVLTLDKSIQEVAEKSATSHLKKGAVVILEVQTGKILAMVSRPTFSQTDVASVLNKEDSPLLNRTLSAYSLGSVFKLVSAASALEYGVSPDTSYNCTGSIDVDGQAFHCFEGEKHGAENMQQAIANSCNTYFVKLMQGVPQANFYNMAKSLGFGSSYEIAPGIENSAGTLPALNSLKIPRALANFSFGQGELTVTPLQAAALVNTIANGGVYLQPYLYEGIVDENLHFTEKAQTKTGVRVMSEKTASLLKSFMKASIDSGTSRKGKPKYGTAGAKTATAQTGKYIDGKELNECWFVGFYPYENPKFVIAVFSEGGEGGGQTCGPVFQEIADGLYGYVS; encoded by the coding sequence ATGTATAAACGCACGACTGTGTTGTTTGGTCTGTTTGTATCAGCGGCCTTTGTAATTGTTCTTGGCATTTGGCAGATTTCCAATGGAGATTGGTTGGCTGAAGCGGCGGCGGAACAGCATACCTATACGCTAACGGTGTCGTCAGCGCGTGGAACAATCTATGACCGAAATCTTGATCCGCTCACTGGAATTGGAAAAGCAATTTATCCTGCCTCGGTTGTTCCGAGCGGCGAAGCGGCCGCAGCACTCTCTCGCGTTTGCTCTGCTTCAGAAATGTCCTCCATCCAATTCTTGTTAAGCAAAGGAAAGCCGTTTACTTTAATGCTACCCTCCAATGTTTCAGCCCCCAACATTGATGTCTTTCCGGAACATGAGCGCTATGCGGAAGATTGTCCGGCAGCCCATGTCCTTGGCTATCTCGACGGTTCCGGAAAAGGAGCCGCCGGAATCGAAAAATCATTTGACAACCTTCTTTCTTCCGCTAAGGGGGATATTAAGATTTCCTACCAGACCGATGCGTTGGGACGTATCCTGGCAGGTACAGGCAAAAAAGTTGAAAATAATTCAAAAAGCCGGAAAAAAGGCGTTGTGCTTACGCTCGATAAGTCTATTCAAGAAGTGGCAGAAAAATCTGCTACTTCCCACCTCAAAAAAGGCGCCGTTGTTATTCTTGAGGTGCAGACCGGAAAGATTCTCGCCATGGTGAGCCGACCTACCTTTTCTCAGACTGATGTTGCGTCAGTTCTAAATAAGGAGGATTCTCCGCTGTTGAACCGCACCCTTTCCGCATACAGTTTGGGTTCGGTGTTCAAACTTGTATCAGCGGCTTCTGCATTGGAATACGGTGTTTCGCCCGATACCTCTTATAACTGCACCGGCTCCATTGATGTAGACGGGCAGGCTTTTCATTGCTTTGAAGGTGAAAAGCATGGTGCCGAAAATATGCAGCAAGCAATTGCTAATTCCTGCAATACCTATTTTGTTAAGCTGATGCAAGGCGTTCCGCAGGCAAATTTCTATAACATGGCGAAATCTCTCGGTTTCGGAAGCTCTTATGAAATTGCTCCCGGAATTGAAAACAGCGCGGGAACGCTTCCTGCTCTGAATTCGCTGAAGATTCCGCGTGCTCTTGCAAACTTTTCCTTCGGTCAGGGAGAACTGACGGTTACTCCGCTTCAAGCGGCAGCTCTGGTGAATACGATAGCGAACGGCGGTGTTTACTTGCAGCCATATCTGTATGAAGGGATCGTTGATGAAAACCTTCATTTCACAGAGAAAGCGCAAACGAAGACCGGCGTACGAGTCATGTCTGAGAAGACAGCTTCCCTTCTAAAAAGCTTTATGAAGGCTTCAATTGATTCGGGAACAAGCCGAAAAGGCAAGCCTAAATATGGCACAGCGGGCGCAAAAACAGCAACCGCGCAGACAGGAAAGTATATCGACGGTAAGGAACTGAACGAGTGTTGGTTTGTCGGATTCTACCCTTATGAGAACCCAAAATTTGTCATTGCCGTTTTCTCGGAAGGTGGAGAAGGCGGCGGCCAGACGTGTGGGCCTGTTTTTCAAGAAATAGCAGATGGGTTATATGGTTATGTCAGCTGA